A genomic window from Rhizobium sp. 007 includes:
- a CDS encoding response regulator translates to MVRILYVEDNEDNIYMLSARLRRKGYEVVVATNGDQGVARARSDAPALILMDLSLPVLDGWEATRRLKALAETRGIPVIALSSHAMAGDREAALAAGCDDFDTKPVDFARLLGKIKALLPKESMP, encoded by the coding sequence ATGGTTAGGATCCTCTATGTCGAGGACAATGAGGACAACATCTACATGCTGTCCGCACGGCTAAGACGCAAAGGCTACGAGGTAGTCGTCGCCACCAATGGCGATCAGGGCGTGGCGCGTGCACGATCGGACGCCCCGGCGCTCATCCTGATGGACTTAAGCCTTCCCGTCCTCGACGGCTGGGAGGCGACAAGACGTCTCAAGGCATTGGCTGAGACGCGGGGTATTCCCGTGATCGCACTCTCGTCGCACGCGATGGCTGGCGACCGCGAAGCAGCACTGGCGGCCGGGTGCGATGACTTCGATACCAAGCCCGTCGATTTCGCGCGCCTGCTTGGAAAGATCAAGGCCCTGCTCCCAAAGGAGTCGATGCCATGA
- a CDS encoding response regulator, with product MVQDAATTAQPLAQKNHNRIIIHCPDDIGSMRADQLRVRQILLNLLSNACKFTENGQVTIGATCAKHDGGGGVIFTVADTGIGMTPQQMTNLFQEFSQADSSTTRKYGGTGLGLAISQRLCRAMDGQITVDSTPGAGTKFTVWLPSAIDAGPTLEEKPAPGTGVAADDHLRLVSNVVLVVDDDKAVRDQMRRFLAREGCDVVTARDGAEGLNLARQVKPALITLDVLMPGCDGWSVLQELKADPELASIPVVMLTMADKRNRGYALGAADYLMKPIDRDALRKLIAKFWSGAPSPALRVLIVEDDGNTRQQWRRILSTEGCDVDEAENGRVALERLIRAPPDLIILDLIMPEMDGFEFLVELRKQPAFKAMPVVVVTAATLGKEDHRRLNGGVERVLAKTAFSRNELLEELRKMVARYIVKRSSPDKDRRDG from the coding sequence ATGGTTCAAGATGCCGCCACAACCGCGCAGCCCCTTGCGCAGAAAAACCACAACCGGATCATCATCCACTGCCCGGATGACATTGGCAGCATGCGCGCCGATCAGCTTCGGGTGCGCCAGATCCTCCTCAACCTGTTGAGTAACGCCTGCAAGTTCACGGAGAACGGCCAAGTGACGATTGGGGCGACCTGCGCGAAGCATGATGGAGGCGGTGGCGTGATATTCACCGTCGCCGACACTGGCATCGGTATGACGCCGCAGCAGATGACGAACCTGTTCCAGGAGTTTAGTCAGGCCGACAGTTCCACCACCCGCAAGTACGGCGGCACTGGGCTAGGGCTTGCCATCAGCCAACGCCTGTGCCGCGCGATGGATGGCCAGATCACTGTGGACAGCACTCCCGGCGCCGGTACCAAGTTCACGGTGTGGCTGCCGTCGGCAATCGACGCAGGCCCCACGCTGGAAGAAAAGCCGGCCCCTGGCACCGGGGTCGCCGCTGACGATCACCTTCGCCTCGTCTCGAATGTGGTCCTCGTCGTTGATGACGATAAGGCGGTGCGGGACCAGATGCGCCGCTTTCTTGCCCGCGAGGGTTGCGATGTAGTGACGGCCAGGGACGGTGCCGAAGGCCTTAATCTGGCTCGGCAGGTGAAGCCAGCGCTCATCACCCTTGACGTGCTCATGCCGGGTTGCGACGGCTGGAGCGTCCTGCAGGAACTGAAGGCGGATCCTGAGCTCGCGAGTATCCCCGTGGTGATGCTCACCATGGCCGATAAGAGGAATCGAGGGTACGCACTCGGTGCCGCCGATTACTTGATGAAGCCGATCGACCGCGACGCGCTCCGGAAACTGATCGCCAAATTCTGGTCGGGCGCGCCCAGCCCAGCGCTTCGTGTTCTGATCGTCGAAGATGATGGGAACACGCGCCAGCAATGGCGTCGCATATTGAGTACCGAGGGTTGCGATGTGGACGAGGCCGAGAATGGCCGGGTCGCGCTGGAACGGCTCATCCGCGCGCCTCCGGACCTGATCATTCTCGACCTCATCATGCCGGAAATGGACGGCTTCGAGTTCCTTGTCGAACTGCGAAAGCAGCCTGCCTTCAAGGCGATGCCGGTCGTGGTTGTAACGGCGGCGACCCTTGGCAAGGAAGACCACCGGCGTCTGAACGGTGGCGTCGAGCGCGTGCTCGCCAAGACCGCCTTCAGCCGCAACGAGCTTCTGGAGGAATTGCGCAAGATGGTTGCTCGATACATTGTAAAACGAAGCTCACCTGACAAGGATCGCCGTGATGGTTAG
- a CDS encoding branched-chain amino acid ABC transporter substrate-binding protein yields the protein MHRIAVAVFALAAVVSYSAHAEVLIGVSAAMTGRLAWIGEQGQRGAEMAVADINAAGGVLGQRVRLIAVDDFCDPEQAVAVAKKLVADGVVLVVGHYCSGASIPASKVYEAAGVLQISPGSTNPLLTEQGRANVFRVIGRDDAQGVVAGNYLADHWGNKKIAILHDGTTYGRGLADETKKQLNKRGVTDTIHEAYSPAKTDYSVEIAALKAAKVAVVYVGGYHAEVALMVRAAHDQGYAVQFISGDALATEEFALIAGPAAEGTLFTFSADARRTPEAAPVVERFRAENFEPAGYTLLSYGAVQAWAQALKEAGSLEVREVIASLRGRSFDTVLGRIDFDDKGDLTVQSWVWYIWKGGEYVPLE from the coding sequence ATGCACCGAATCGCCGTCGCAGTTTTCGCGCTTGCAGCCGTGGTCAGTTATTCCGCGCACGCTGAGGTACTAATCGGCGTTTCAGCCGCGATGACCGGACGGCTGGCGTGGATCGGCGAACAGGGGCAGCGTGGCGCAGAGATGGCCGTGGCCGATATCAATGCGGCGGGCGGCGTTCTGGGCCAGCGGGTGCGGCTCATCGCGGTCGACGACTTCTGCGATCCAGAGCAAGCGGTGGCCGTCGCCAAAAAACTCGTGGCTGACGGTGTGGTTCTCGTCGTCGGGCACTACTGCTCTGGAGCCTCGATCCCGGCATCAAAGGTGTATGAGGCGGCGGGAGTTCTGCAGATTTCACCGGGGTCGACCAATCCGCTGCTGACCGAGCAAGGCCGTGCCAACGTGTTTCGCGTCATTGGTCGCGACGATGCGCAAGGCGTCGTCGCCGGCAACTATCTGGCTGATCATTGGGGCAACAAGAAAATTGCGATCCTTCATGATGGCACCACCTATGGCAGGGGCCTTGCCGATGAGACCAAAAAGCAGTTGAACAAGCGGGGCGTGACCGACACGATCCACGAGGCGTACAGTCCTGCGAAGACCGACTATTCGGTTGAAATCGCTGCACTAAAGGCTGCAAAAGTCGCCGTGGTATATGTCGGCGGTTATCATGCTGAAGTTGCGTTGATGGTTCGCGCTGCACACGATCAAGGCTACGCGGTTCAGTTCATCTCAGGCGATGCCCTGGCGACCGAGGAATTTGCGCTGATCGCCGGTCCAGCCGCTGAGGGAACCCTCTTCACGTTCTCCGCGGACGCCCGGCGAACCCCCGAAGCGGCCCCGGTGGTGGAGCGGTTCCGTGCAGAAAACTTCGAACCCGCAGGCTATACGCTGCTGAGCTACGGCGCCGTTCAGGCCTGGGCGCAGGCGCTCAAGGAAGCCGGTTCGCTGGAGGTGCGCGAGGTGATTGCTTCATTGCGCGGCCGCTCGTTTGATACTGTATTGGGCCGTATCGACTTTGACGACAAGGGCGACCTCACGGTTCAGAGCTGGGTATGGTATATCTGGAAGGGTGGCGAATACGTGCCATTGGAATAA
- a CDS encoding selenium-binding family protein — translation MVTWKPDPSFYPSPRMAMKAAPETLAYVVAFDPTRAVPDELTVVDVDPQSASYSQIITSLAMPNVGDELHHFGWNACSSCLCPNAPHPHAERRYLVVPGLKSSRIHIIDTKPDGRRPSIVKVIEPGDVADRAGYSRPHTVHCGPEGIYVAALGNAEGKGPGGVFLMDHETFEVRGQWEMDRGPQQLSYDVWWHLGHDTLVTSEWGTPDTFENGLIPEILLGAKYGRRLHFWDLHKRKHLQTIDFGDKYQLVFELRPAHDPTKAYGFVNCVLSLEDLSSSIWVWHRDGTQWAVTKVIDIPAEPADPDLLPPMLKGFNAVPPLVTDIDLSMDDRFLYVSCWGTGDLHQYDVSDPFKPKLIGKVRIGGIVSRASHPGSKNGALNGGPQMVEISRDGRRVYFTNSLYGAIDEQFYPDGVSGWMVKLDAEPDGGIAFDEKFFVEWPKSHRPHQVRLQGGDCSSDSYCYP, via the coding sequence ATGGTAACGTGGAAACCCGATCCAAGTTTTTATCCATCACCGCGAATGGCCATGAAGGCTGCGCCGGAGACACTTGCCTATGTCGTCGCCTTCGATCCGACGCGAGCGGTTCCCGACGAGCTCACGGTCGTCGATGTCGATCCTCAATCAGCCTCCTATAGTCAGATCATCACATCGCTCGCGATGCCTAATGTCGGTGACGAGCTGCATCATTTCGGCTGGAACGCCTGTTCATCCTGCCTTTGCCCGAATGCGCCGCATCCGCATGCAGAGCGCCGCTATCTGGTGGTGCCCGGATTGAAATCCTCGCGTATCCATATCATCGACACCAAGCCCGATGGCCGCAGGCCATCGATCGTCAAGGTCATCGAACCCGGCGACGTCGCCGACCGGGCCGGCTACTCCAGGCCTCATACCGTTCACTGCGGACCAGAAGGGATCTATGTCGCAGCACTTGGCAATGCCGAGGGTAAGGGACCGGGCGGCGTGTTCCTCATGGATCACGAGACATTCGAGGTGCGCGGCCAGTGGGAAATGGATCGCGGACCGCAACAGCTTTCCTATGACGTCTGGTGGCATCTGGGCCACGACACACTCGTCACCAGCGAGTGGGGCACGCCGGATACGTTCGAAAACGGCCTGATCCCGGAAATCCTGCTCGGCGCGAAATACGGCCGCCGTCTGCACTTCTGGGATCTGCATAAGCGCAAGCACCTGCAGACGATCGATTTCGGTGACAAGTATCAGCTCGTATTCGAACTTAGACCCGCGCATGACCCGACCAAGGCCTATGGTTTTGTCAACTGCGTTCTCAGTCTTGAGGACCTCTCCTCCTCGATATGGGTCTGGCACCGTGACGGCACCCAGTGGGCGGTGACAAAGGTGATCGACATTCCGGCGGAGCCCGCCGATCCAGACCTGTTGCCGCCGATGCTGAAGGGTTTCAATGCCGTGCCACCACTCGTCACCGACATCGACCTTTCGATGGATGACAGATTTCTCTACGTGTCCTGCTGGGGAACCGGCGACCTGCATCAGTACGATGTTTCCGATCCGTTCAAGCCGAAGCTGATAGGCAAGGTTCGGATCGGCGGCATCGTTTCGCGTGCTTCACATCCAGGATCGAAGAATGGCGCGCTGAATGGCGGCCCGCAGATGGTTGAGATCAGCCGCGATGGTCGCCGTGTCTATTTCACCAACTCTCTCTACGGTGCGATCGACGAGCAGTTCTATCCCGATGGTGTCTCTGGCTGGATGGTGAAGCTTGACGCGGAGCCTGACGGCGGCATTGCATTCGACGAGAAATTCTTCGTCGAATGGCCAAAATCGCATCGCCCGCACCAGGTCCGCCTCCAGGGTGGGGATTGCTCGTCAGATTCATATTGTTATCCGTAA
- a CDS encoding TetR/AcrR family transcriptional regulator, with amino-acid sequence MRRTTYPAAQRPAMSESEPRVPRRNEKARNRTRGKLLAAARVVLGRDGIAAAKINDITDEAGLAFGSFYNYFSSKEELARAVFVEETTALAEMLDKATPPDADIAQVLAINLSKTLRHGLSDPIWGWFMVQSAHTLHDLVDEVLGGKLARDLHAGAAAGRFLLGDIDTTVDSIVGGCIYHLRQILAGRRQADTVNDLVEFVLCGLGLERSEAAHLARLTS; translated from the coding sequence ATGCGCCGCACCACTTATCCAGCCGCCCAGCGGCCCGCCATGTCTGAAAGCGAACCACGGGTTCCGCGCCGCAACGAAAAAGCGCGCAACCGAACGCGCGGCAAGCTACTTGCTGCTGCGCGTGTCGTACTTGGACGTGACGGCATAGCGGCGGCCAAGATCAATGACATCACTGATGAGGCCGGTCTGGCCTTCGGCTCCTTCTACAATTACTTTTCGAGCAAGGAAGAGTTGGCGCGCGCAGTTTTCGTTGAAGAAACCACAGCGCTCGCCGAGATGTTGGATAAGGCGACGCCACCTGATGCCGATATCGCCCAGGTTCTCGCCATCAACCTGAGCAAGACGCTACGCCACGGGCTGTCCGATCCGATTTGGGGTTGGTTCATGGTGCAGAGCGCCCACACGCTCCACGACCTAGTTGATGAAGTCTTGGGCGGTAAACTGGCGCGCGACCTCCACGCGGGCGCCGCCGCCGGCCGCTTTTTGCTAGGGGACATCGACACGACCGTCGACAGCATCGTCGGTGGCTGCATCTACCATCTACGGCAGATTCTCGCCGGCCGGCGCCAAGCTGACACCGTTAACGATTTGGTCGAATTCGTCCTTTGCGGCCTCGGCCTGGAACGCAGCGAAGCAGCCCATCTTGCGCGGCTGACGAGTTGA
- a CDS encoding acyl-CoA dehydrogenase family protein, whose product MNAFDKAPQPVVTSPENLLAYARTLVPALKDRAVSTSKLGKLPDETISDLNAGGLLSMTTPRKYGGLQVSVSTYLDVIAELGRGDAAVAWSAALINVTTWAAAVLYGEKVADELFGGEQPARVVGVLSPRKAVVKKVEGGYLIEEGLWGFNSGIYHANWDLLGIPIVDAAGNVIDQGAALVRASDVEILGDWDVIALRGTGSSSVSVKNLFVPDERVASMSRAVQGDYQATHLAGEALYRVALVPMLALILTFPALGVASAALEVFLEQLPRRGIQYTWYTKQSEAPLTHLQVGEASAKFDAARAIIEKHARLMDESAESGVYMAFLDRAKVRRDIGFAEKLIWEGVDLLATAAGGSLAATHNPFTKLWQDARVASLHGIVSQTTNFELYGRVVCGLPPNTPLI is encoded by the coding sequence ATGAATGCCTTCGATAAAGCACCACAACCGGTCGTAACTTCGCCGGAGAACTTGCTGGCCTATGCACGCACACTGGTTCCAGCGCTCAAGGACCGCGCCGTTTCCACGAGCAAACTGGGCAAGCTGCCGGACGAAACCATCAGCGATCTTAACGCGGGTGGACTGCTGAGCATGACTACGCCCCGCAAATATGGTGGCCTACAGGTTTCTGTCAGCACTTACCTTGACGTTATCGCGGAACTTGGACGCGGCGACGCAGCGGTCGCGTGGAGCGCGGCGTTGATCAATGTCACGACCTGGGCGGCGGCGGTGCTGTACGGCGAGAAGGTTGCTGACGAACTGTTTGGTGGCGAGCAGCCGGCCCGGGTCGTCGGTGTGCTGTCGCCGCGCAAGGCGGTAGTGAAGAAGGTCGAGGGCGGCTATCTGATCGAAGAGGGCCTATGGGGTTTCAATTCGGGGATTTACCACGCCAATTGGGACCTATTAGGCATTCCGATTGTCGACGCTGCAGGTAATGTGATTGATCAAGGAGCGGCGCTAGTGCGCGCCTCAGACGTAGAAATTCTTGGGGACTGGGACGTCATTGCGCTGCGCGGTACCGGCAGCTCGAGTGTCAGCGTCAAAAATCTGTTCGTTCCGGACGAGCGAGTCGCTTCCATGAGTCGGGCGGTGCAGGGCGATTATCAGGCAACCCATCTGGCAGGCGAGGCGCTGTACCGCGTGGCGCTGGTGCCGATGCTCGCCCTGATCCTCACGTTCCCCGCGCTCGGGGTGGCCTCGGCCGCGCTGGAAGTGTTCCTGGAGCAGTTGCCGCGTCGTGGCATCCAGTACACCTGGTACACCAAGCAAAGCGAAGCACCGCTCACCCATTTGCAGGTTGGCGAGGCATCGGCCAAATTCGATGCCGCGCGCGCCATCATTGAAAAGCACGCGCGTCTGATGGACGAGAGCGCTGAATCGGGCGTTTACATGGCCTTTCTCGACCGCGCCAAGGTGCGTCGCGACATCGGCTTCGCTGAAAAGCTGATCTGGGAGGGCGTGGATCTGCTGGCCACTGCCGCCGGCGGCTCGCTGGCTGCCACTCATAATCCGTTTACCAAGCTGTGGCAGGACGCCCGCGTAGCATCCCTGCATGGCATCGTCAGCCAGACGACGAACTTTGAGCTGTACGGCCGCGTGGTCTGCGGCCTGCCACCCAACACGCCGCTGATCTAA
- a CDS encoding flavin reductase family protein, with protein MNSGAIESRQFRRAMGKFATGVTIVSYVNEARPAAMTANAFMSLSMDPPMVLVAARNPSRFAGAVGAGQRIGISFLREEQEMLSRHFGGQPDLQLASPFRLDLAVPVIANALVQIVAKVHNVFPGGDHLIYTAEVERLEEADGRPLLFFSGKYKQLHALDPLECWKDHASLL; from the coding sequence ATGAATAGCGGCGCTATCGAATCCCGCCAGTTCCGCCGGGCCATGGGCAAATTCGCGACCGGCGTCACCATCGTGTCCTACGTAAATGAAGCCCGGCCAGCGGCGATGACGGCCAACGCCTTCATGTCGTTGTCAATGGATCCTCCGATGGTGCTGGTTGCTGCGCGTAACCCTTCGCGCTTTGCCGGCGCGGTAGGGGCTGGCCAACGTATCGGGATCAGCTTTTTGCGCGAGGAGCAAGAGATGCTGAGCCGGCACTTCGGCGGCCAGCCTGATCTACAGTTGGCGTCGCCGTTCCGTCTCGATCTGGCTGTGCCGGTCATCGCCAATGCGCTGGTGCAGATCGTCGCCAAGGTACACAACGTGTTCCCCGGCGGTGACCACCTGATCTATACAGCAGAAGTCGAGCGACTCGAAGAAGCAGACGGCCGGCCACTCCTGTTTTTCAGCGGCAAGTATAAGCAACTGCATGCGCTCGATCCGCTTGAATGCTGGAAAGACCACGCAAGCCTTTTATAG
- a CDS encoding ankyrin repeat domain-containing protein gives MPVSERKLTAASAGASLRLRLGSHLPTLGRDVRDAPCREMKLCRQPFVRDRKRHFSIIPLVAVILFLGITASAVNAGPFHDAAREGDLDVISQLLSQGIDVNSRDESRETALIEAALSGQTRIAALLIESSADIEARNDRGFTALHAAAYSGSVEIAELLLDHGAEVDALSKHKITPLHVAAEENQAAVAELLIARGAAVEAIQTYGYTPLSRATFMKSKQVMVLLKKHGANCQPKKTMGASYAACVAVGN, from the coding sequence ATGCCCGTTTCCGAGCGAAAACTGACAGCCGCTTCCGCTGGTGCGTCACTACGTCTTCGGCTCGGCTCCCACCTGCCGACTTTGGGCAGAGACGTGCGAGACGCTCCTTGTCGTGAAATGAAGTTGTGCCGGCAGCCTTTCGTAAGAGACCGAAAGCGACACTTCAGCATCATTCCACTGGTTGCGGTCATTCTTTTTCTTGGGATTACGGCAAGCGCAGTCAACGCAGGGCCCTTTCATGACGCCGCGCGGGAGGGCGATCTCGACGTAATCAGCCAGCTCTTGTCTCAAGGCATCGATGTCAATAGCCGCGACGAGAGTCGCGAGACGGCCCTGATCGAAGCTGCGCTTTCCGGCCAGACCAGGATCGCCGCCTTGTTGATCGAATCCAGCGCCGACATCGAAGCCCGGAATGACCGCGGCTTCACCGCCTTGCACGCGGCGGCGTATTCCGGAAGTGTGGAAATAGCCGAGCTCTTGCTGGACCACGGGGCCGAAGTCGACGCCTTGAGCAAGCACAAGATCACGCCATTGCACGTAGCCGCCGAAGAAAACCAGGCGGCGGTGGCCGAGCTGTTGATTGCCCGCGGGGCCGCGGTCGAGGCAATCCAGACTTACGGGTATACGCCGCTGAGCCGCGCGACGTTTATGAAGAGCAAGCAGGTGATGGTCTTGCTAAAGAAGCACGGTGCCAATTGCCAACCCAAGAAGACGATGGGCGCGTCGTACGCGGCCTGCGTTGCGGTTGGTAACTGA
- a CDS encoding YHS domain-containing (seleno)protein has translation MALAAAAVSLATLGSGEIRAAEIVNTGYFDNIAILGYDPVAYFTDGYATKGSPEFTKKWLGATWYFASAEHRDAFASEPIRYAPQYNGFCALGTAIEEASANIDPEAWRIIDGKLYLFSGGEGLEEDFDAAPATVTAKADAKWPGVAANESETRTEHN, from the coding sequence TTGGCCCTTGCGGCAGCCGCAGTCTCACTCGCCACCTTGGGCTCTGGTGAAATCCGGGCTGCCGAGATTGTGAATACCGGGTACTTCGACAACATCGCAATCCTGGGCTACGATCCGGTGGCGTATTTCACCGATGGCTATGCGACAAAGGGTTCACCGGAGTTCACAAAAAAATGGCTCGGCGCGACCTGGTATTTCGCCAGCGCCGAGCACCGAGACGCGTTTGCTTCTGAGCCGATCCGCTACGCTCCTCAGTATAATGGCTTCTGCGCGCTGGGCACAGCAATTGAAGAGGCATCTGCGAACATCGACCCGGAAGCCTGGCGCATCATCGACGGCAAGCTTTACCTATTCTCCGGAGGGGAGGGGCTGGAGGAAGACTTCGATGCCGCCCCGGCGACTGTCACGGCGAAGGCTGACGCCAAATGGCCGGGAGTCGCGGCGAACGAGTCTGAGACCAGGACGGAACACAACTGA